Proteins co-encoded in one Bacillus infantis NRRL B-14911 genomic window:
- a CDS encoding DUF1835 domain-containing protein gives MGQERGLNRIHILFGESPAGSLKNAFRDMGIYEQERVVFFRDIFSVGPVWMLHEESGRENRIEWMKDLISDDYEEYPEYRNKFEKTIRQIQDIPDGSHIIIWHGDNAHEQTGLQYVVYLLKGKNIDISAINTTKAGEEMFPDKKVKFTPLHTGEISPEILQLIWESPFGKWLTDHDREHLEKEWLTLSEDRANLRVWRNQLIHSFPEDYYDTFIKSRAEKLHAKQKEKDFMKSARLIGDVLGRLDQYVGDDFLEYRLKKMIAAGVFEAEGSLLAMRFYSVRLRQGDRSLGSF, from the coding sequence ATGGGACAAGAGAGAGGTTTGAATCGCATACATATTTTGTTTGGGGAGTCCCCTGCTGGATCTTTGAAAAATGCCTTTAGGGATATGGGTATTTATGAGCAGGAGAGGGTTGTGTTTTTTAGGGACATCTTTTCAGTTGGTCCTGTTTGGATGCTGCATGAAGAGAGCGGGAGAGAAAACAGGATAGAATGGATGAAGGATTTGATCAGTGATGATTATGAGGAATATCCCGAATATCGAAATAAGTTTGAGAAGACGATCAGACAGATACAGGATATACCTGATGGCTCTCATATCATTATCTGGCATGGCGATAATGCCCACGAGCAGACGGGATTGCAGTATGTTGTGTATCTTTTGAAGGGGAAAAATATAGATATCTCCGCGATCAACACAACAAAAGCGGGTGAAGAAATGTTTCCAGACAAAAAAGTGAAATTTACTCCATTGCACACAGGGGAAATATCCCCTGAGATACTTCAGCTGATCTGGGAAAGCCCATTTGGAAAATGGTTAACAGACCATGATAGAGAACATCTGGAAAAAGAGTGGCTGACACTTTCAGAAGATCGGGCAAATTTAAGAGTATGGAGGAACCAACTGATCCACAGCTTTCCGGAAGACTACTATGATACATTTATAAAAAGCAGGGCCGAAAAGCTGCATGCCAAGCAAAAGGAAAAGGATTTCATGAAATCAGCAAGGCTGATTGGCGACGTGCTTGGGCGTTTGGATCAGTATGTAGGAGACGACTTTCTTGAATATCGATTGAAGAAAATGATAGCAGCAGGCGTATTCGAGGCGGAAGGCAGCCTGCTGGCGATGAGGTTTTATAGTGTGAGGCTGCGCCAGGGGGACAGGTCCCTTGGCTCGTTTTGA
- a CDS encoding RQC-minor-1 family DNA-binding protein translates to MPDLSHDEIKAILRGADEIILQGGRTLLAKILKGSKEKKVLKLGLDKSPVYGYYRAEKLEEVIGKIDWMLDHDFLDIEYQGKLPMIVFTERGWLIEADQMTDELIYEWKDWIHQGVLEPDMLYLKDRNREMILLMLEKIKESGNKEFIPYLRLWEKIEYKKVRAAIRETIELLEDNKQEDGKAAKERKRILDEALIGSAPQDILLKCYECGDRFTFSIGEQKFFKQKGFALPKRCSECRKSHGDRPLGPF, encoded by the coding sequence ATGCCAGATTTATCTCATGATGAAATAAAAGCTATTTTGAGGGGCGCAGATGAAATCATTCTTCAGGGAGGCAGGACACTTCTTGCCAAGATTTTGAAGGGTTCAAAAGAGAAAAAGGTGCTGAAGCTTGGATTGGACAAGTCCCCTGTTTACGGTTATTACCGGGCAGAAAAGCTGGAAGAAGTAATTGGGAAAATTGACTGGATGCTGGACCATGACTTTCTGGATATAGAGTATCAGGGGAAACTCCCGATGATTGTGTTTACGGAGAGGGGCTGGCTGATTGAAGCTGACCAGATGACCGATGAATTGATCTATGAATGGAAGGACTGGATCCACCAGGGAGTACTGGAACCGGATATGCTGTATTTAAAGGATCGAAATCGCGAGATGATTCTTTTGATGCTGGAAAAAATCAAGGAATCCGGAAACAAAGAATTTATACCTTACTTGCGGTTATGGGAAAAAATTGAATATAAAAAAGTCCGTGCCGCAATTAGGGAAACCATTGAACTGCTCGAAGATAATAAGCAGGAAGATGGCAAGGCAGCCAAGGAACGAAAAAGGATACTGGATGAAGCTTTAATAGGTTCAGCTCCTCAAGATATTCTATTAAAATGCTATGAGTGCGGAGATAGATTCACTTTTTCTATCGGTGAACAGAAGTTTTTTAAGCAGAAGGGATTTGCGCTGCCGAAGAGGTGCAGCGAATGCCGGAAGAGCCATGGGGACAGACCCCTTGGCCCGTTTTGA
- a CDS encoding efflux RND transporter permease subunit has translation MKEYLPEDAQSTKAMEVMEREFEGNVPTNRVMMRDMTIQEALAFKEKLAAIDGVSDVMWLDDVIDIKAPLEMADPNTVDDYYKDDYALFSFSIREGEEVQITDRIYDLIGKDNAMAGESLNTATQQKMAGTESMYAAAFLVPIIIIILVVSTTSWVEPLLFLTAIGVSVLINMGTNIFLGEVSFVTQSVAPILQLAVSLDYAIFLLHSFNDYRKKVGDPREAMELAMKKSFSAIAASASTTFFGFIALSFMEFEIGSDLGINLVKGILLSFISVMVFLPALTLLCYKWIDKTQHKPLLPYIRGKGNFVLKFRVPVLLLVAILIVPAFLAQSKTNFTYGVGELPETTRAGSDFAKIKEEFGESTPMVLLVPKGDTAKEEELAGELEKLDHVTSVMAYVNTVSAAIPPEYLDPSITEQFYSENYSRIILQTDTKTEGDEAFKLIERVQDTAEKLYGDKVYSVGESVTLYDIKNTVKKDNTLVNLLTLLTVAFVLFVTFRSISIPLILLLTIQTAVWINLSVPYFTDSSLVYVGYLLVSIIQLAATVDYAILLTDAYKEDRQEMSALEAVKKTMDEKIFSIGISASILSSVGFILWITSSNPIVASIGLLLGRGALLALIMVVFFLPACLLIFDKLIMKTTWKANFYKEK, from the coding sequence ATGAAGGAATATCTGCCGGAGGACGCCCAGTCGACGAAAGCCATGGAAGTGATGGAGCGGGAATTTGAAGGAAATGTTCCGACGAACCGGGTGATGATGCGGGACATGACCATACAGGAAGCTCTTGCTTTCAAAGAAAAGCTGGCCGCGATTGACGGTGTATCTGATGTCATGTGGCTGGATGATGTGATCGACATCAAGGCTCCGCTTGAGATGGCGGACCCGAATACGGTAGATGACTATTACAAAGATGACTATGCCTTGTTTTCTTTCAGCATCCGTGAAGGAGAGGAAGTCCAGATCACCGATCGCATTTATGATCTCATCGGCAAAGACAATGCGATGGCCGGGGAATCGCTGAATACGGCCACCCAGCAGAAAATGGCCGGCACAGAATCGATGTATGCGGCCGCCTTCCTGGTGCCGATCATCATCATTATTTTAGTCGTTTCAACGACCTCATGGGTGGAGCCGCTGCTGTTCCTCACCGCCATCGGTGTATCGGTTCTGATCAATATGGGGACGAATATTTTTCTCGGGGAGGTTTCCTTTGTCACTCAGTCGGTCGCCCCGATCCTGCAGCTTGCAGTCTCGCTGGATTATGCAATTTTCCTCCTGCACAGCTTTAACGATTACCGGAAAAAGGTGGGAGACCCGCGGGAAGCGATGGAGCTGGCGATGAAGAAATCATTTTCGGCAATCGCAGCCAGCGCGTCCACAACCTTCTTCGGTTTCATTGCCCTATCATTCATGGAGTTTGAAATCGGGTCGGATCTTGGCATCAACCTGGTCAAAGGGATTTTACTGAGCTTCATCAGTGTCATGGTGTTCCTGCCGGCATTGACATTGCTCTGTTATAAATGGATCGACAAGACGCAGCATAAGCCATTGCTGCCATACATCCGCGGCAAGGGGAATTTTGTGCTGAAGTTCCGGGTGCCGGTCCTATTGCTTGTCGCCATCCTGATTGTCCCGGCCTTTCTTGCGCAAAGCAAGACCAATTTCACTTATGGAGTTGGAGAGCTGCCGGAAACAACCAGGGCGGGGAGCGATTTTGCGAAAATTAAAGAAGAGTTCGGGGAAAGCACGCCGATGGTCCTGCTTGTACCGAAGGGGGATACGGCCAAGGAAGAAGAGCTCGCCGGCGAGCTGGAGAAGCTTGACCATGTAACGAGTGTCATGGCATATGTCAACACCGTCAGTGCGGCAATCCCTCCAGAGTATCTTGACCCCAGCATCACCGAACAGTTCTACTCGGAAAATTACAGCCGGATCATCCTTCAGACAGATACAAAAACTGAGGGAGATGAGGCATTCAAGCTGATCGAGCGGGTCCAGGATACTGCTGAAAAACTGTATGGAGACAAGGTTTATTCAGTCGGGGAAAGCGTGACATTGTATGATATCAAAAACACGGTCAAAAAAGACAACACGCTGGTCAATCTGCTGACTCTCCTGACCGTCGCATTCGTCCTTTTCGTAACCTTCAGGTCGATCTCGATTCCGCTGATCCTGCTGCTGACCATTCAGACAGCCGTCTGGATCAATCTGTCGGTCCCTTATTTTACAGATTCTTCATTAGTATATGTCGGCTATCTGCTCGTCAGCATCATCCAGCTGGCCGCGACTGTCGACTATGCGATCCTGCTGACAGATGCTTATAAAGAGGACCGGCAGGAAATGTCTGCGCTGGAAGCAGTCAAGAAGACAATGGATGAAAAAATATTCTCGATCGGCATTTCGGCCTCAATTTTATCAAGTGTAGGCTTTATCTTATGGATTACGTCATCGAACCCAATCGTAGCTTCAATCGGACTGCTGCTTGGAAGGGGAGCGCTGCTGGCCTTGATCATGGTTGTGTTCTTCCTTCCGGCGTGCCTGCTGATCTTCGATAAACTGATCATGAAAACAACATGGAAAGCAAACTTTTATAAGGAGAAGTGA
- a CDS encoding DUF4179 domain-containing protein — protein MLIIPNKVNAGLPEDISRNDLLSIVGWFEKHQRSFYILGWSYLRNQQQLEELFYQTILKARKDFPKIKSKTTFDIWVTRVFIDKCRELAASGSIEASEESDAHEELFNALEQLKGEEREALVFTYLQGLSSEETASLLQLSVKEVKELLVSGIQSLRNGLRYGEHFNGCAEYQKFYLDYLGRNMERPLKIDFEKHIYHCPECQEDLASFQEAQLHLTKIMEAFQIPAGFMESIKERIAQTENLRQQKNNKRNRIGFIAASVLAILMCTGFFTGAFAKVYYSLSEENPELRPFLQAKLGERLNLVAENNGVKIKIKSVIADEVQTLIFYEIEDTKKNNQYMINFDDGVYVEDEQSIMNEQMYPPYNPPDLESDLNKEEQNIYHGKISLRPLLKDSGTVKLKITKMMKLTRGSSVRDTFSGGLEEARGEWEFEIPVVKQPSTEYELEKDIEVEGLPVRMEKLILTPTATLLQYSMGYAQSGKKRIDNIDFASLEVNNKILKADLYGGASLGSWHGYQAQFEPLFEKKAGKIEVKFKRLYLSFDDYKSIRLDPSKQYPQTFNYAGSRISIDKVEVGKPTTVVLSNHDIKDRAYESFHFNIVTEKSENTSIEMDSEGVYVDKSGKKYDVHQITPALYEKLEYLRHFSTVERVKIQGDNLVPQALEIYGYSTTKYLEDVVRISLE, from the coding sequence ATGTTGATCATCCCAAATAAAGTGAATGCTGGTTTACCAGAGGATATTAGTAGAAACGATTTACTGTCGATTGTTGGTTGGTTCGAAAAGCATCAGCGGTCTTTTTATATATTAGGCTGGTCTTATCTTAGGAATCAGCAGCAGCTGGAAGAGCTTTTCTACCAGACTATATTAAAAGCACGGAAGGATTTTCCGAAAATAAAAAGCAAAACAACATTTGATATATGGGTAACAAGGGTTTTTATAGATAAGTGCCGTGAGCTTGCTGCAAGCGGGAGTATAGAAGCTTCAGAGGAAAGTGATGCGCATGAGGAACTGTTCAACGCGCTTGAACAGTTAAAAGGAGAAGAGAGGGAAGCGCTTGTTTTTACCTATCTGCAGGGACTATCCAGTGAGGAAACAGCCAGCCTTCTCCAGCTTTCCGTTAAAGAGGTAAAGGAGCTGCTGGTTTCTGGAATCCAGTCGCTCAGAAATGGACTTAGGTATGGGGAGCATTTTAATGGCTGTGCGGAGTACCAAAAGTTTTACTTAGATTATCTTGGGCGGAACATGGAGAGGCCGCTTAAGATTGATTTCGAAAAGCATATTTATCATTGCCCGGAATGTCAGGAGGATCTGGCTTCTTTTCAGGAAGCACAGCTGCATTTGACGAAGATCATGGAGGCGTTTCAAATTCCGGCCGGCTTTATGGAGAGCATTAAAGAAAGAATTGCCCAGACTGAAAACCTGAGGCAGCAAAAGAACAACAAACGTAATAGAATCGGATTTATTGCTGCAAGTGTATTGGCTATACTCATGTGCACTGGTTTCTTTACAGGGGCTTTCGCAAAAGTCTATTATTCCTTATCGGAGGAAAATCCAGAGCTCCGTCCTTTTCTGCAGGCGAAACTGGGTGAAAGGCTGAATTTGGTAGCAGAAAATAATGGGGTGAAGATTAAAATTAAGAGCGTGATCGCTGATGAGGTTCAGACGCTGATTTTTTATGAAATCGAAGATACGAAGAAAAACAATCAGTATATGATTAATTTTGATGATGGCGTTTATGTGGAGGATGAGCAGTCCATCATGAATGAGCAAATGTATCCTCCGTATAATCCCCCTGACCTGGAGTCGGATTTAAACAAGGAAGAACAGAACATCTATCATGGAAAAATCAGTCTGAGGCCGCTGCTAAAAGATAGCGGCACTGTCAAGCTGAAGATTACAAAGATGATGAAATTAACCCGCGGCTCCTCTGTCCGGGATACTTTTAGCGGAGGCTTAGAGGAGGCAAGAGGTGAGTGGGAATTTGAGATTCCTGTGGTCAAGCAGCCTTCCACCGAGTATGAACTGGAAAAAGACATAGAAGTTGAGGGTCTCCCAGTCCGGATGGAAAAACTGATTCTTACTCCGACAGCCACCCTTCTGCAATATAGCATGGGTTATGCACAGTCAGGAAAAAAGAGGATAGATAATATTGATTTTGCCAGTTTAGAAGTGAACAATAAAATATTAAAAGCGGATCTTTATGGCGGTGCCTCCTTAGGTTCATGGCATGGTTATCAAGCACAATTCGAACCTCTTTTTGAAAAAAAGGCAGGGAAGATTGAGGTGAAATTCAAGAGGCTGTATTTATCTTTTGATGATTATAAATCAATTAGATTGGACCCATCCAAGCAGTACCCGCAAACCTTTAACTATGCTGGCAGCAGGATTTCCATTGATAAGGTAGAGGTTGGCAAGCCTACCACTGTTGTCTTAAGCAATCATGACATTAAAGATCGCGCCTACGAGTCGTTTCACTTCAATATTGTAACGGAGAAAAGTGAAAATACTTCAATCGAAATGGACTCTGAAGGAGTCTACGTCGATAAAAGCGGGAAAAAATACGATGTTCATCAAATCACACCTGCTCTATACGAAAAGCTCGAGTACCTTCGCCATTTCTCTACCGTTGAAAGAGTCAAAATACAAGGTGATAATTTAGTTCCCCAAGCCCTTGAAATCTATGGGTACAGTACTACTAAATATTTGGAAGATGTTGTGAGGATATCTTTGGAATAG
- a CDS encoding PucR family transcriptional regulator ligand-binding domain-containing protein, with translation MITVGEFANVLEKANIMLVGGRNNADKEIGYLSNLELTERTSRIKEKGFIMTTFHAFEDVKQIVSHLEWLQNIGVSAIGFHIAALKKIPFEVIEFCNINSLPLFEIPEDVPYFIIYEKYNQLVNQRENEDVTKIYKLNEKLMEIVLLEKDLNSIVKVIGEHINHIVCVLDPYFELIGYWKKKEQTRNEIRHLIELHRPA, from the coding sequence ATGATTACGGTGGGTGAATTTGCTAATGTGTTAGAAAAGGCTAATATTATGCTGGTTGGCGGCAGGAATAATGCGGATAAGGAGATAGGGTACCTAAGCAATTTAGAGCTTACTGAAAGAACGTCGCGGATTAAGGAAAAGGGGTTTATCATGACCACTTTTCACGCCTTCGAAGACGTAAAGCAAATTGTCAGCCATCTGGAGTGGCTGCAGAATATCGGAGTCAGTGCCATTGGTTTTCATATCGCTGCTTTGAAGAAGATTCCGTTCGAAGTTATCGAGTTTTGCAACATAAATTCTCTTCCCCTCTTTGAAATTCCTGAGGATGTACCATACTTCATTATTTATGAAAAATATAATCAGTTAGTGAATCAAAGAGAAAATGAAGATGTTACGAAAATATATAAACTGAATGAAAAACTGATGGAAATCGTGCTTTTAGAGAAAGATTTAAATTCAATTGTAAAGGTGATAGGAGAGCATATAAACCATATTGTTTGCGTCTTGGATCCTTATTTCGAGCTGATTGGCTATTGGAAAAAGAAAGAGCAGACCAGGAACGAAATCAGGCATTTGATTGAGCTTCATCGGCCAGCATAA
- a CDS encoding DegV family protein translates to MKKIILTTESGADLPADLTERYNVQVVPMHIVMDGKDYLDGHLPVEDIYDYYARTKKIPSTTSTNSYEYEEFFAKIREGYPDCIIIHIGYTSKASSSFQNAVIAAEEFEDLFLIDALNVTGGLAAVVIYAAEQLEQEPGMEPAALVEKIESIVPKSRLAFIPGSLDFLRAGGRVSNMAYLGGTLLKIKPCIELVDGKLVSTKKYRGKMSTVAEKMMQDYLNDYKIDREQLYFIYSIGLDEQIKKRMDEIAADAGFKNVKWIQAGGMISTHSGAGGFGVAGLEV, encoded by the coding sequence GTGAAAAAGATCATTCTCACGACTGAAAGCGGAGCTGATTTGCCGGCTGATTTAACTGAAAGGTATAACGTTCAGGTGGTTCCGATGCACATCGTAATGGATGGGAAGGATTATTTGGATGGCCATTTGCCGGTTGAAGATATTTATGATTATTATGCACGAACGAAAAAGATTCCCTCTACGACATCAACGAACTCTTATGAATACGAGGAGTTTTTTGCGAAGATAAGAGAGGGTTATCCGGATTGCATCATTATCCATATTGGCTATACAAGCAAAGCTTCTTCTTCTTTTCAGAATGCCGTAATCGCAGCGGAAGAGTTTGAAGATCTATTCCTGATTGATGCCCTAAATGTGACAGGCGGATTGGCTGCCGTTGTCATCTACGCAGCAGAACAGCTGGAACAGGAACCTGGCATGGAGCCTGCAGCCCTGGTTGAAAAAATAGAAAGCATCGTACCAAAGTCCAGGCTGGCTTTCATCCCTGGCAGCCTGGATTTCTTGCGAGCGGGCGGGCGCGTAAGCAATATGGCGTACCTTGGCGGAACACTTTTAAAAATAAAACCTTGCATAGAATTGGTTGACGGGAAGCTCGTCTCCACGAAAAAATACCGCGGAAAAATGAGCACGGTGGCTGAAAAAATGATGCAGGATTATTTGAATGATTACAAGATTGACAGAGAGCAGCTTTACTTCATTTACTCAATTGGCCTTGATGAACAAATCAAGAAACGGATGGACGAAATCGCGGCAGATGCTGGATTTAAAAACGTAAAGTGGATCCAAGCAGGCGGCATGATCTCCACCCACTCCGGAGCCGGCGGTTTTGGGGTGGCTGGATTAGAAGTGTGA
- a CDS encoding PucR family transcriptional regulator, with protein MSFIGQHKENVLKVRFTNRETNITVKQAGKTAVDFKIYPLYSKQNFLGYMIICQKGISDRYSEEVIKNGLRALSLAAYNKNTLLNYQKKKDIKLFESIFQGEAAGIDPSEFYIDLKRVTCILQMQSHYLEMLQSKLQMLAELLKENEANSRIWIYNGKIVAVLASDFDKETLTQILRDCSHVRIGVSALGAVGTIESIQILYSQSATALTHSKTHELQLSFWDEMGIEKVGYNLHSHHLFPHFDEEILGPLLSYDQKKNASLTETLYIYLKHFCSLQKASSELYIHPNTVKYRLQKINELLPLDIQNSTHYSLLVLAFSIYYSKQNND; from the coding sequence TTGAGCTTCATCGGCCAGCATAAAGAGAATGTATTAAAAGTGAGATTTACAAATCGAGAAACCAATATCACCGTCAAACAGGCAGGGAAAACTGCCGTAGATTTTAAAATATATCCTTTGTACTCAAAGCAGAACTTTCTGGGTTATATGATCATTTGCCAAAAGGGTATTTCAGACAGGTACTCGGAAGAGGTCATAAAAAATGGCCTGCGCGCTTTAAGTTTAGCGGCCTACAACAAAAATACACTATTAAACTATCAAAAGAAAAAGGATATAAAGTTATTTGAAAGCATTTTTCAAGGCGAGGCTGCAGGAATTGATCCTTCGGAGTTCTATATTGACTTAAAAAGGGTCACATGTATTCTTCAGATGCAATCGCATTACCTGGAAATGCTTCAATCAAAGCTGCAGATGCTTGCAGAGCTATTAAAAGAAAATGAGGCAAACTCGCGGATATGGATCTATAATGGGAAAATTGTGGCTGTTTTAGCATCAGATTTTGATAAAGAGACATTAACTCAGATTCTCAGGGATTGTTCACATGTCCGGATAGGCGTAAGTGCATTAGGCGCAGTCGGCACTATTGAGAGTATCCAAATCCTGTACAGCCAGTCAGCTACAGCTTTGACCCATTCTAAAACACATGAGTTACAGCTGTCATTCTGGGATGAGATGGGCATTGAAAAAGTAGGCTATAATCTCCATTCCCATCATCTATTCCCCCATTTTGATGAAGAAATACTTGGTCCTTTATTATCGTATGATCAAAAGAAAAATGCTTCATTAACAGAAACTCTCTATATCTATCTCAAACATTTCTGCAGCCTGCAGAAGGCAAGCAGTGAATTATACATACACCCGAATACAGTGAAGTACAGATTGCAGAAAATCAATGAACTTCTTCCTCTGGATATCCAAAACTCAACTCATTATTCCCTGCTCGTACTGGCCTTTTCTATATACTATTCTAAACAAAACAATGACTAA
- a CDS encoding NUDIX domain-containing protein has product MIRNAVGAIVFQGEEYLLVHKVKRSALKASEGQTKGEWDFPKGGVEDSDENLKDAILRELAEETGSAEYRIIKQLQEKICFDFDREFAKKTGWSRQETVMFVVEYVGDRSDLKAEDSEINEVEFVGRNEALERLAHEESKAFFAEVF; this is encoded by the coding sequence ATGATTAGAAATGCTGTTGGGGCCATCGTATTTCAGGGAGAGGAATACCTTTTGGTTCATAAGGTTAAAAGAAGTGCTTTAAAAGCTTCGGAAGGACAAACGAAAGGGGAGTGGGATTTCCCTAAGGGCGGGGTCGAGGATAGCGATGAAAATCTTAAGGACGCGATATTAAGAGAGCTGGCAGAGGAAACAGGATCTGCTGAATATCGGATTATAAAGCAGCTACAGGAAAAGATCTGTTTTGATTTTGATAGAGAGTTTGCAAAGAAAACAGGCTGGAGCCGGCAGGAAACGGTGATGTTTGTTGTTGAGTATGTGGGGGATAGGTCTGATTTGAAGGCAGAGGACAGCGAGATTAATGAAGTTGAATTTGTTGGGAGAAATGAGGCGCTGGAGCGGCTGGCGCATGAGGAGAGTAAGGCGTTTTTTGCTGAGGTGTTTTGA
- a CDS encoding TetR/AcrR family transcriptional regulator, whose translation MTSPKMDRRKKYTIMVLKDSLMKLLKDKQISYITVKEICSLADINRSTFYSHYTDQYDLLDTIEDEIIQDMQGYMSQYNFEKEDQALQMIEKLLEYFASKHEVCTTLLNEKTNTTFETKVINFAHQVFMTSWLADTAYDENLSEYLSTFIISGSIHAIKKWLNNGMDHNPREMAEIINGVINRGLLGVR comes from the coding sequence ATGACCTCTCCCAAAATGGACAGACGCAAAAAATATACAATAATGGTATTGAAAGACAGCCTCATGAAGCTATTGAAGGACAAGCAAATCTCCTATATCACCGTCAAAGAAATCTGCAGTCTCGCCGACATCAACCGCTCCACATTTTATTCCCACTATACCGATCAATATGACCTCCTGGACACAATCGAAGACGAAATCATCCAGGACATGCAGGGCTATATGAGCCAGTACAACTTCGAAAAAGAAGACCAGGCCCTCCAAATGATCGAAAAACTGCTCGAATACTTCGCCAGCAAACACGAAGTATGCACCACCCTCCTCAACGAAAAAACAAACACAACCTTCGAAACAAAAGTCATCAACTTCGCCCATCAGGTCTTCATGACCAGCTGGCTCGCCGACACAGCGTACGATGAAAACCTTTCTGAATACCTCAGTACCTTCATCATCAGCGGCAGCATTCATGCGATAAAGAAATGGCTTAATAATGGGATGGATCACAATCCTAGGGAGATGGCGGAGATTATTAATGGGGTGATTAATCGGGGGTTGTTGGGGGTGCGGTGA
- a CDS encoding metal-dependent hydrolase family protein codes for MTADGNWLLQNASVIDGTSDQVKENVFVKIENGRITEVNQGEPSNTDGFEVIDCSGKYILPGLIDCHVHLVWNGSADPQSVIKNEENDRIALEAYKHALDTLKLGVTTVRDLGSPDRTVLHVRNMIDSGLLTGPSIIASGAPICMTGGHVYYLGYESDGADEVRKNTRKVLKEGADLVKVMATGGIYTKGEEPGSVQLTIEELSAAKEEALKKNKKVAAHADGLEGIMNCLEVGIDTIEHGIYADRQALEIMKNQGTFLVPTMKVMRQLTSSPDIPDYALEKAKQVVEPHFNMLKEAVQIGVKIATGTDCGSPLTPPIYYFDELAIMQEAGMSQLDVIKASTSIAAECLGIEEQTGSITPGKYADLLIVNKNPLDDLNSLRGEKKVMKNGVFIN; via the coding sequence ATGACAGCAGATGGAAATTGGCTTTTGCAAAATGCCAGTGTTATTGATGGGACAAGCGATCAAGTTAAGGAAAATGTATTCGTCAAAATCGAAAACGGCAGGATAACAGAGGTCAATCAAGGCGAGCCGTCTAATACAGATGGGTTTGAAGTGATTGACTGTTCAGGGAAGTACATACTCCCGGGGCTTATTGACTGCCACGTTCATTTAGTGTGGAATGGCAGCGCCGATCCGCAGTCGGTTATTAAAAACGAAGAAAATGACAGAATCGCTCTGGAAGCCTATAAACATGCCTTGGACACACTCAAATTAGGCGTAACAACTGTACGGGATTTAGGTTCTCCTGACAGAACTGTGCTCCATGTAAGGAATATGATAGATTCCGGCTTACTAACTGGGCCATCTATTATTGCATCTGGCGCACCGATTTGTATGACAGGCGGACATGTATATTATCTGGGCTATGAATCAGACGGGGCAGATGAGGTCCGCAAGAATACGAGAAAGGTACTGAAGGAAGGTGCGGATCTGGTAAAAGTAATGGCAACGGGCGGGATTTATACCAAAGGTGAAGAACCGGGATCGGTTCAATTAACCATTGAGGAGTTAAGTGCTGCAAAGGAAGAAGCCTTAAAAAAGAACAAGAAAGTTGCTGCCCATGCAGATGGACTTGAAGGGATCATGAATTGCTTAGAGGTCGGAATCGATACGATTGAACATGGCATTTATGCGGACCGCCAGGCACTGGAAATTATGAAAAATCAAGGGACATTTTTAGTGCCGACCATGAAGGTAATGAGACAGCTGACCAGCAGTCCGGATATCCCGGATTATGCACTGGAAAAGGCGAAACAAGTAGTTGAACCCCATTTTAATATGTTAAAAGAGGCCGTCCAAATTGGCGTGAAAATTGCTACTGGGACAGACTGCGGCTCTCCGTTAACTCCTCCAATTTACTATTTTGATGAATTGGCGATCATGCAGGAGGCAGGGATGTCCCAGCTGGACGTCATAAAAGCTTCAACCAGCATCGCAGCAGAGTGTCTCGGAATCGAAGAGCAAACCGGCAGCATTACTCCAGGGAAGTATGCTGATTTGTTAATTGTAAATAAGAATCCGCTTGATGATCTAAACAGCTTGCGTGGAGAAAAGAAAGTTATGAAAAATGGAGTCTTCATTAATTAA